One genomic segment of Caballeronia sp. TF1N1 includes these proteins:
- the oppB gene encoding oligopeptide ABC transporter permease OppB → MWSYTLRRVLLTLPTLLIVITVCYLLLHATPGGPFDGERKVSAEVLANLQAKYHLGEPLWKQYLLYLDSLLHGDLGASFRYADWSVNELVLRALPVSLSIGGVSMLLAIIIGVAFGVAAALRRNSMIDYALMFVSNAGNAFPSFVIGPVLILVFAIALKWLPAGGWNDFQMRYMVLPIALLVMINVATVGRVTRASLIEVMNTQYIRTARAKGLPMRTIVLRHAMKPTLIPVVSVLGPLAISSITAAVVTESVFSLPGIGKLIVNGAANRDYTLVLGLVVLVTVVAVLLNLLVDLAYAWLDPKIRY, encoded by the coding sequence ATGTGGTCTTATACATTGCGGCGCGTGCTGCTCACGCTGCCTACGCTTCTCATCGTGATCACGGTGTGCTATTTGCTGCTGCACGCCACGCCCGGTGGTCCGTTCGACGGCGAGCGCAAGGTTTCCGCCGAAGTGCTCGCGAATCTGCAGGCGAAGTACCACCTCGGCGAGCCGTTGTGGAAGCAGTACCTGCTGTATCTCGACAGCTTGTTGCACGGCGACCTGGGCGCCTCGTTCCGCTATGCCGACTGGAGCGTGAACGAACTCGTGCTGCGCGCCTTGCCCGTGTCGCTCTCCATCGGCGGCGTGTCGATGCTGCTCGCCATCATTATCGGCGTCGCCTTCGGCGTGGCGGCGGCGCTTCGGCGCAACAGCATGATCGATTACGCGCTCATGTTCGTGAGCAACGCGGGCAACGCGTTTCCCTCGTTCGTGATCGGGCCGGTACTGATCCTCGTGTTCGCCATTGCGCTGAAATGGCTTCCCGCGGGCGGCTGGAACGACTTTCAGATGCGCTACATGGTGCTGCCCATCGCGCTGCTCGTGATGATCAACGTCGCCACCGTAGGCCGTGTGACGCGTGCGAGTCTCATCGAAGTGATGAACACGCAGTACATCCGCACCGCGCGCGCGAAGGGCTTGCCCATGCGCACCATCGTGCTTCGCCATGCGATGAAGCCCACGCTCATTCCAGTCGTCTCGGTGCTCGGTCCGCTCGCGATTTCCTCGATCACGGCGGCGGTCGTGACGGAGTCCGTGTTCTCGTTGCCGGGCATCGGCAAGCTGATCGTGAACGGCGCGGCCAACCGCGATTACACACTGGTGCTGGGACTCGTCGTGCTCGTCACGGTGGTGGCCGTGCTGCTCAACCTTCTGGTCGACCTCGCCTATGCGTGGCTCGATCCGAAGATCCGTTACTAA
- the hmpA gene encoding NO-inducible flavohemoprotein, whose translation MLSPEHRAIVKATVPLLESGGEALTTHFYKMLIDENPEVRPMFNQAHQASGAQQRALANGVLMYARHIDQLEQLGGLVGQIINKHVALDIRPEHYPIVGRCLLRSIREVLGEEIATDAVIEAWSAAYRQLADLLIDLEEGMYSEREKAPGGWRGTRRFVVARKVAESEEIVSFYLVPEDGGALLDFHPGQYIGLRIYVDGEEMRRNYSLSAAPNGREYRISVKREANGRVSGFLHANVRENDVIELYPPAGDFRLEHNEKPLVLISGGVGITPTLAMLHAALAANPNRPVHFIHSARHGGVHAFREVVDELAAQHPQLKRFYCYEQQRDGDQEAHGTGFVDETLLARWLPVTRDVDAYFLGPKPFMKAVKKHLKSLGVPDAQSRYEFFGPASALE comes from the coding sequence ATGCTGTCACCCGAACACCGCGCCATCGTCAAAGCCACCGTGCCGCTTCTGGAAAGCGGCGGCGAGGCGCTCACCACGCACTTCTACAAAATGCTCATCGACGAGAATCCCGAAGTGCGTCCGATGTTCAACCAGGCGCATCAGGCGAGCGGCGCGCAGCAGCGTGCCCTTGCCAACGGCGTCTTGATGTACGCGCGGCACATCGACCAACTGGAACAGCTCGGCGGACTCGTCGGGCAGATCATCAATAAGCACGTCGCGCTCGATATCCGCCCGGAACATTATCCGATCGTGGGACGCTGCCTGCTTAGGTCGATCCGTGAAGTGCTCGGCGAGGAAATCGCCACCGATGCCGTGATAGAGGCATGGTCCGCCGCGTATCGGCAACTCGCGGATCTTTTGATCGACTTGGAAGAAGGCATGTACAGCGAACGCGAGAAGGCGCCGGGGGGCTGGCGCGGCACGCGGCGATTCGTGGTCGCGCGCAAGGTCGCGGAGAGCGAAGAGATCGTGTCGTTCTATCTCGTGCCCGAAGATGGCGGCGCCCTGCTCGACTTTCATCCGGGCCAATACATCGGGCTGCGCATTTATGTCGATGGCGAAGAAATGCGCCGCAACTACTCGCTGTCCGCCGCGCCGAATGGTCGCGAGTACCGCATCAGCGTAAAGCGCGAAGCGAACGGCCGCGTGTCCGGGTTTCTGCATGCGAACGTACGTGAGAACGATGTCATCGAGCTTTATCCGCCCGCTGGCGACTTCAGGCTCGAACATAACGAGAAGCCGCTCGTGCTGATCAGCGGTGGCGTCGGGATCACGCCGACGCTTGCCATGCTGCATGCCGCGCTCGCCGCCAATCCGAATCGACCGGTGCACTTCATTCATTCGGCGCGCCACGGCGGCGTGCACGCGTTTCGCGAGGTGGTGGATGAGCTGGCGGCGCAGCATCCGCAACTGAAGCGTTTCTATTGCTATGAACAGCAGCGCGATGGCGACCAGGAAGCGCACGGCACTGGTTTCGTCGATGAAACCCTGCTCGCGCGATGGCTGCCCGTGACTCGCGACGTCGATGCCTATTTTCTCGGGCCGAAGCCCTTCATGAAGGCGGTGAAAAAGCATCTGAAGTCGCTCGGCGTGCCGGATGCGCAGAGCCGCTACGAGTTTTTCGGACCGGCTTCCGCGCTGGAATGA
- the norR gene encoding nitric oxide reductase transcriptional regulator NorR encodes MVDSTLVRKTAEVVAMTSRVLLDALVPLIEDLSHEMPDTERYRRLLRTLRALFPGDAAALLRLDGDMLVPLAIDGLSGDTLGRRFRVGDHPRFARILARSEPTRFAANSDLPDPYDGLVKGVDGHLEVHDCLGCTLFIDERPWGLLTLDALDPARFDDIDMASLQAFLSLAAATVSVAERIDTLARTGEAERQRAESYRQANGTRRREMIGNSEPHKRLLEDIAIVATSELTVLITGETGVGKELVASEIHALSSRADKPLVSLNCAALPDTLVESELFGHVRGAFSGASSDRRGKFELADGGTLFLDEVGELPLAVQAKLLRVLQNGQLQRIGSDSEHKVDVRLIAATNRDLVEEVRAGRFRADFYHRLSVYPLVVPPLRERGRDVLLLAGFFLEENRARLGLLSLRLSADAQAALLAYDWPGNVRELEHLIARSALKALAGVRERPRILTLTAADFGLADTTRTASPGAPPTPAAGVDFREAVTAYERTIVLDALARNGQNWASTARELGVDRANLNRLARRLGLK; translated from the coding sequence ATGGTCGATTCGACTCTAGTCAGAAAGACTGCTGAAGTAGTCGCAATGACTTCGCGTGTATTGCTCGACGCGCTCGTTCCGCTGATCGAAGATCTCTCGCACGAGATGCCGGACACCGAGCGCTATCGTCGCCTTTTGCGTACGCTGCGCGCGCTTTTTCCGGGCGACGCCGCCGCGCTCCTGCGACTCGATGGCGACATGCTCGTGCCGCTCGCGATCGACGGATTGTCTGGCGATACGCTCGGCAGGCGCTTCCGCGTCGGCGATCATCCGCGTTTTGCCCGCATCCTCGCGCGCAGCGAACCGACACGCTTCGCCGCCAACTCCGATCTGCCCGATCCTTATGACGGCCTCGTCAAGGGCGTGGACGGTCATCTCGAAGTACACGATTGCCTCGGCTGCACGCTTTTCATCGACGAACGGCCTTGGGGTTTGCTCACACTCGACGCACTCGATCCCGCGCGCTTCGACGACATCGACATGGCTTCGCTTCAGGCGTTTCTCAGTCTCGCGGCGGCGACCGTGAGTGTGGCCGAACGCATCGATACGCTCGCGCGCACGGGCGAAGCCGAACGGCAGCGCGCGGAGTCGTATCGGCAGGCGAACGGGACGCGTCGCCGCGAGATGATCGGCAATAGCGAGCCGCACAAGCGCTTGCTGGAAGACATCGCGATCGTCGCTACGAGCGAGCTGACCGTGCTCATTACCGGTGAAACGGGCGTCGGCAAGGAACTCGTCGCGAGCGAGATTCATGCGCTCTCGTCGCGGGCCGACAAGCCGCTCGTGAGCCTCAATTGCGCGGCGCTGCCGGATACGCTCGTCGAAAGCGAACTCTTCGGGCACGTGCGCGGTGCGTTCTCGGGCGCGTCGTCGGACCGGCGCGGCAAATTCGAACTGGCCGACGGCGGCACGCTTTTTCTCGATGAAGTCGGCGAACTGCCGCTCGCCGTGCAGGCCAAGCTCTTGCGCGTGCTGCAGAACGGGCAGTTGCAGCGCATTGGGTCGGACAGCGAGCATAAGGTCGATGTGCGGCTCATCGCCGCGACCAATCGCGATCTCGTCGAGGAAGTCCGGGCGGGACGGTTTCGCGCGGATTTTTATCATCGGTTGTCGGTTTATCCGCTCGTCGTGCCGCCGTTGCGTGAGCGCGGACGCGACGTCCTGTTGCTCGCGGGCTTCTTTCTGGAGGAGAACCGCGCGCGCCTCGGCCTTCTGAGCCTGCGCCTTTCCGCCGATGCGCAAGCCGCGCTGCTCGCTTACGACTGGCCGGGAAATGTCCGCGAACTGGAGCATCTGATCGCGCGCAGCGCATTGAAGGCGCTCGCGGGCGTGCGCGAACGTCCGCGCATCCTGACGCTTACCGCCGCCGACTTCGGTCTCGCCGACACCACGCGCACCGCGTCACCGGGCGCGCCGCCGACGCCTGCCGCCGGCGTCGATTTCCGCGAAGCCGTCACCGCCTACGAACGCACGATCGTCCTCGATGCGCTCGCGCGTAACGGGCAGAACTGGGCATCGACGGCGCGTGAGCTTGGCGTCGACCGGGCAAATCTGAATCGTCTCGCGCGCCGCCTCGGGCTCAAGTAA
- a CDS encoding cupin domain-containing protein: protein MNLRKIMMLTAALALSASRVFAHDAAAEVVTPVMKQAIPEIAGKNVLMATVSYKPGQASEAHMHPGSIFAYVLEGHVTSQLEGSSAKTYGPGESWYEPPGAHHLVSKNASATKPAKLLVFAVAGDGDPVKLPIPH, encoded by the coding sequence ATGAACCTTCGCAAGATCATGATGTTGACGGCGGCGCTGGCGTTGAGCGCGTCCAGGGTGTTCGCGCACGATGCAGCCGCGGAAGTCGTCACGCCCGTGATGAAGCAGGCGATTCCCGAGATCGCGGGCAAGAACGTGCTGATGGCGACTGTCTCGTATAAGCCGGGGCAGGCATCCGAGGCGCATATGCACCCCGGCTCGATCTTCGCGTATGTGCTGGAAGGTCATGTCACGTCACAACTCGAAGGGTCCTCCGCGAAGACCTACGGGCCGGGCGAATCGTGGTACGAGCCGCCCGGCGCGCATCACCTCGTATCGAAGAATGCGAGCGCGACCAAGCCGGCGAAGCTGCTGGTCTTTGCGGTGGCAGGCGACGGCGATCCGGTCAAGCTGCCGATTCCGCATTGA
- a CDS encoding carboxymuconolactone decarboxylase family protein has product MESRLDFYKASPAAIKALVGVEERIAKCGLEKSLTELVRLRASQINGCAFCVDMHTTDARKGGETDRRLATVVVWRETPFFTDRERAALEWTEALTLVSEEHVPDAVWTAVKPHFSDEEIVDLTLLIAAINSWNRFSIAFRKIPA; this is encoded by the coding sequence ATGGAATCACGTCTCGACTTCTACAAAGCCAGCCCCGCCGCGATCAAGGCGCTCGTTGGTGTCGAAGAGCGCATCGCCAAATGCGGACTCGAGAAATCGCTGACCGAGCTGGTCCGCCTGCGCGCATCGCAGATCAACGGCTGCGCGTTTTGCGTCGACATGCACACCACCGACGCGCGCAAGGGCGGCGAAACGGATCGCCGGCTGGCGACGGTCGTCGTCTGGCGCGAAACGCCGTTCTTCACCGACCGCGAACGTGCCGCGCTGGAATGGACCGAGGCGCTCACGCTCGTGTCCGAGGAGCACGTACCCGATGCCGTCTGGACCGCCGTGAAGCCGCATTTCAGCGACGAGGAAATCGTCGACCTGACGCTTCTCATCGCCGCGATCAATAGCTGGAACCGCTTTTCGATCGCGTTCCGCAAGATTCCCGCGTGA
- the oxlT gene encoding oxalate/formate MFS antiporter, which produces MGTDRMDRETETSRLASPWVQLVFGVICMAMIANMQYGWTLFVNPIDEKYHWGRASIQVAFTIFVVTETWLVPVEGYLVDKYGPRPVVVCGGLLCAIAWAINSVASSLPLLYFAAAVGGIGAGAVYGTCVGNALKWFPERRGLAAGITAAGFGMGSAATVVPIAHMIKSSGYEATFLWFGLGQGLVVFLLGMALYAPPAQMLAAVKSKLKRAVYNASPKQVLSSPIFWVMYIMFVMMAAGGLMATAQLGPIAKDFGLHDSPVSLLGLTLPALTFALTIDRVLNGLTRPFFGWVSDRIGRENTMFIAFAIEAVGIVALSRYGQSPVAFVVLTGIVFFAWGEIYSLFPATCGDTFGPKFAATNAGLLYTAKGTAALLVPFSSVITSMTGSWHAVFMLAAGMAAISALLALFVLKPMRNAHSQRHARAAGLEMAYSPLKE; this is translated from the coding sequence ATGGGAACCGACCGGATGGATCGCGAGACAGAGACGTCGCGCCTGGCGTCGCCGTGGGTGCAGTTAGTGTTCGGCGTGATTTGCATGGCGATGATCGCCAACATGCAGTACGGGTGGACGCTCTTCGTCAATCCGATCGACGAGAAGTATCACTGGGGCCGCGCGTCGATTCAGGTCGCGTTCACTATCTTCGTGGTGACCGAGACGTGGCTCGTGCCCGTGGAGGGGTATCTCGTCGACAAGTACGGTCCGCGTCCTGTCGTCGTGTGCGGCGGCTTGCTGTGCGCGATTGCCTGGGCGATCAACTCGGTGGCGTCGTCGCTGCCGCTCTTGTACTTCGCGGCGGCGGTGGGCGGCATCGGCGCGGGCGCGGTGTATGGAACATGCGTCGGTAACGCGCTCAAGTGGTTCCCCGAGCGACGCGGCCTCGCGGCGGGCATCACGGCGGCGGGCTTCGGCATGGGGTCGGCCGCGACTGTCGTGCCGATTGCGCACATGATCAAGTCGAGCGGATACGAAGCCACGTTCCTCTGGTTCGGACTCGGTCAGGGACTCGTGGTGTTCCTGCTCGGCATGGCGCTTTACGCGCCGCCCGCGCAGATGCTCGCCGCGGTGAAGAGCAAGCTGAAGCGCGCCGTCTACAACGCGAGCCCGAAGCAGGTGTTGAGTTCGCCGATCTTCTGGGTGATGTACATCATGTTCGTGATGATGGCCGCCGGCGGATTGATGGCGACCGCGCAACTCGGGCCAATCGCGAAGGATTTCGGGTTGCACGATTCGCCCGTGTCGCTGCTTGGCCTGACGCTACCGGCGCTGACTTTTGCGCTGACCATCGACCGCGTGCTCAATGGCTTGACGCGACCGTTTTTCGGTTGGGTATCGGACCGTATCGGGCGCGAGAACACCATGTTCATCGCCTTTGCGATCGAAGCGGTGGGCATTGTCGCGTTATCGCGATACGGGCAGAGTCCGGTGGCGTTCGTGGTGCTGACGGGTATCGTGTTCTTCGCTTGGGGGGAAATCTACAGCCTCTTTCCCGCGACGTGCGGCGATACCTTCGGCCCGAAGTTCGCGGCCACCAATGCCGGCTTGCTGTACACGGCGAAGGGAACGGCTGCGTTGCTGGTGCCGTTCTCGAGCGTGATCACATCGATGACGGGAAGCTGGCACGCGGTCTTCATGCTGGCGGCGGGCATGGCGGCAATATCCGCGCTGCTCGCGCTCTTCGTACTCAAGCCGATGCGCAATGCCCATTCGCAGAGGCATGCGCGCGCGGCGGGGTTGGAGATGGCGTATTCGCCGCTGAAGGAGTAG
- a CDS encoding ABC transporter permease subunit: MKSVSLAPLLEQAVAGRSPWQDARARFVRNKAAAVSLALLAVITLICIVGPWLLPNQFDSADWNAMSAAPTFENWHLFGTDETGRDLLVRCLIGGRVSLVIGALATLISVTLGIVWGALAGFIGGKIDNAMMRFVDMMYAIPYLLIAILMVTLLGREFYLVVLTITVFSWMDMARVVRGQTLAIRSKEYVEAARAIGVPTSRIIVRHVVPNLLGIVAIYTTVTVPGVILTESVLSFLGLGVQEPMTSWGVLIQDGVGVMETSPWILLCPAALLSITLYCINFVGDGLRDALDPKDR; encoded by the coding sequence ATGAAATCCGTATCTTTAGCGCCGCTCTTGGAACAGGCCGTCGCGGGCCGAAGCCCCTGGCAGGACGCCCGCGCGCGCTTCGTGCGCAACAAGGCGGCGGCGGTCAGTCTCGCGTTGCTCGCGGTCATCACGCTTATCTGCATAGTCGGACCGTGGCTCTTGCCGAATCAGTTCGATTCCGCCGACTGGAACGCCATGAGCGCCGCGCCCACGTTCGAAAACTGGCACCTCTTCGGCACCGATGAAACCGGGCGCGATCTGCTCGTGCGCTGTCTCATCGGCGGACGCGTGTCGCTCGTGATCGGCGCCCTCGCCACGTTGATATCGGTCACGCTCGGCATTGTGTGGGGCGCGCTGGCGGGATTCATCGGCGGGAAGATCGATAACGCGATGATGCGTTTCGTCGACATGATGTACGCCATTCCGTACCTGCTGATCGCCATTCTCATGGTCACGCTGCTCGGCCGCGAGTTCTATCTCGTCGTGCTCACCATCACCGTGTTCTCGTGGATGGACATGGCGCGCGTGGTACGCGGCCAGACGCTCGCCATTCGCTCGAAGGAATACGTGGAAGCGGCGCGCGCCATCGGCGTGCCGACCTCGCGCATCATCGTGCGGCATGTGGTGCCGAATCTGCTCGGCATCGTCGCGATCTATACCACCGTCACGGTGCCCGGCGTCATTCTTACCGAATCCGTGCTGTCGTTTCTCGGGCTCGGCGTGCAGGAACCGATGACGAGCTGGGGCGTGCTGATTCAGGACGGCGTAGGGGTGATGGAAACCTCGCCGTGGATTTTGCTGTGTCCGGCGGCGCTGCTTTCGATCACGCTCTATTGCATCAACTTCGTCGGCGACGGTTTGCGCGACGCACTCGATCCGAAGGACAGGTGA
- the oppF gene encoding murein tripeptide/oligopeptide ABC transporter ATP binding protein OppF → MSDASAPTILSVRDVRVHFQVKSKKRLPWAPSRTLKAVDGVSFDLKAGETLGVVGESGCGKSTLSRAILNLIPATAGDIVWMGAPLREASTREWHRVRGDVQMIFQDPLASLDPRMTVGQIIAEPLLEHRPGMNRHEIDVKVRALMAKVGLREQMINRYPHEFSGGQCQRIGIARALIVEPKLVICDEPVSALDVSIQAQIVNLLKSLQKEMKLSLIFIAHDLAVVRHISDRVMVMYLGRVMELADKHALYETPRHPYTRALLSAVPVPDPSVERAKVVQILSGDIPSPIDPPSGCVFHTRCPMAESRCSLETPTLRALAEGSSAACFFA, encoded by the coding sequence ATGTCTGATGCATCGGCCCCGACGATACTTTCCGTGCGCGATGTCCGCGTGCATTTTCAGGTGAAGTCGAAGAAGCGCTTGCCGTGGGCGCCGTCGCGCACGCTCAAGGCCGTCGACGGCGTGAGCTTCGATCTGAAGGCGGGCGAAACGCTCGGCGTGGTCGGCGAATCGGGCTGCGGCAAGTCCACGCTCTCGCGCGCCATTCTCAACCTCATTCCCGCGACCGCCGGCGATATCGTGTGGATGGGCGCGCCATTGCGCGAAGCATCGACGCGCGAATGGCATCGCGTACGCGGCGACGTGCAGATGATCTTTCAGGACCCGCTGGCATCGCTCGATCCGCGCATGACGGTCGGGCAGATCATCGCGGAGCCTTTGCTCGAACATCGGCCAGGCATGAACCGGCACGAGATCGACGTTAAGGTGCGCGCGTTGATGGCGAAGGTGGGTCTGCGCGAGCAGATGATCAACCGCTATCCGCACGAGTTTTCGGGCGGGCAGTGTCAGCGCATCGGCATTGCGCGCGCGCTGATCGTCGAGCCGAAACTCGTGATCTGCGACGAGCCGGTGTCCGCGCTCGATGTCTCCATCCAGGCGCAAATCGTCAATTTGCTGAAGTCGCTTCAGAAGGAGATGAAGCTCTCGCTGATCTTCATCGCGCACGATCTCGCCGTGGTGCGCCATATCTCCGACCGCGTGATGGTGATGTACCTCGGCCGCGTGATGGAGCTTGCCGACAAACACGCGCTCTATGAAACGCCGCGCCATCCGTACACGCGCGCGCTGCTTTCGGCCGTGCCGGTGCCGGACCCGTCGGTCGAGCGCGCCAAGGTCGTGCAGATTCTTTCCGGCGATATTCCGAGCCCGATCGACCCGCCATCGGGCTGCGTGTTTCATACGCGTTGTCCCATGGCCGAGTCGCGTTGTTCGCTGGAGACGCCCACGTTGCGCGCGTTGGCGGAGGGATCCTCCGCCGCCTGCTTCTTTGCTTGA
- a CDS encoding OprD family outer membrane porin, whose product MKKQKRSLALSILLFSGFMAASVASYGQQAPAQTDDTDPPSRHTEAPPSSPPNTEADAPVSNQAKSKGLIEDSHLNLLTRSYTEHFEAKGAEKKDAWVLGEQAVFESGYTRGLVGLGFDLTMFGALKLNGGSGAGNRVRIGAPGEAGRTQLAWAYPGVWDVKARVSNTVFKYGQQLFDNPFLVPHDNRALPPTYRGFSLASDEIKNLTLKAGTVDGVIARGMASVTGLTTEYGGTHMSQFTYFGGDWTHGDDTAVTLYGSVANNVWQQYYLSATQSIGDPKTVRWTGALNYYYTGAIGDKRQGSINNNAYSLALAGTHGAHTLQFAFQQIASDQFFDYVGQSAGDYLSNSLDVDYNAPHEKSVSLSYSLNMKEYGVPGLKFTLWGAYGWDADATAMANQYANPDSSQHGLYWKDGQPVHGTHYEIGVIPSYTVPDGKFKNTSVKFYYMHHHGSQYYSDGTSDVYRLMVNVPVNVF is encoded by the coding sequence ATGAAAAAACAAAAACGTTCCCTCGCGCTTTCCATTTTGCTTTTCAGCGGCTTCATGGCCGCTTCGGTCGCGTCCTACGGGCAACAAGCCCCGGCACAGACCGACGATACCGACCCGCCGTCGCGGCACACCGAGGCGCCGCCTTCATCGCCGCCCAATACCGAGGCGGATGCGCCCGTGAGCAATCAGGCGAAATCGAAAGGGTTGATCGAAGACTCGCATCTGAACTTGCTCACGCGCTCTTACACCGAGCATTTCGAAGCGAAGGGCGCGGAGAAGAAGGACGCGTGGGTGCTCGGCGAGCAAGCGGTATTCGAATCGGGTTACACGCGCGGTCTCGTCGGTCTCGGTTTCGATCTGACGATGTTCGGCGCGCTCAAGCTCAACGGCGGCAGCGGCGCGGGCAACCGCGTGCGGATCGGCGCGCCGGGCGAAGCGGGGCGCACGCAACTCGCGTGGGCATATCCCGGCGTGTGGGACGTGAAGGCGCGTGTTTCGAACACCGTGTTCAAGTACGGCCAGCAACTCTTCGATAACCCGTTTCTCGTGCCGCACGACAATCGCGCGCTGCCGCCGACATATCGCGGCTTCTCGCTTGCCAGCGACGAGATCAAGAACCTGACCTTGAAGGCCGGTACCGTGGATGGCGTGATCGCGCGCGGCATGGCGAGCGTTACGGGCCTGACCACCGAGTACGGCGGCACGCACATGTCGCAGTTCACGTATTTCGGCGGCGACTGGACCCATGGCGACGATACCGCCGTCACGCTCTACGGCAGCGTCGCGAACAACGTGTGGCAGCAGTACTACCTCTCGGCGACGCAAAGTATCGGCGACCCGAAAACCGTGCGCTGGACCGGCGCGCTGAACTACTACTACACGGGCGCGATCGGCGACAAGCGCCAAGGCTCGATCAACAACAACGCGTACAGCCTGGCGCTTGCCGGCACGCACGGCGCGCATACGCTTCAATTCGCATTTCAGCAGATTGCAAGCGATCAGTTCTTCGACTACGTGGGTCAATCCGCGGGCGACTATCTCTCGAATTCGCTGGATGTCGACTACAACGCGCCGCACGAAAAGTCTGTGAGTCTGTCGTATTCGCTCAACATGAAGGAGTACGGCGTGCCCGGCCTGAAGTTCACGCTTTGGGGCGCGTATGGCTGGGACGCGGATGCGACCGCCATGGCCAACCAATATGCCAATCCGGATAGCAGCCAGCACGGGCTCTACTGGAAGGACGGGCAGCCGGTGCATGGCACGCACTATGAAATTGGCGTGATCCCGAGCTATACGGTGCCGGACGGCAAGTTCAAGAACACGTCGGTCAAGTTCTACTACATGCACCATCACGGCAGCCAATACTATTCGGACGGAACGAGCGACGTGTATCGACTCATGGTCAACGTCCCGGTGAACGTGTTCTGA
- a CDS encoding ABC transporter ATP-binding protein has protein sequence MPLLQVSDLQVEFKTNDATVRAVNGVNFTLEAGETLGIVGESGSGKSQSVLAMLGLLASNGRASGQALYRGENLLGLSGKALNRIRGNRLSMIFQDPMSSLNPYLSIERQMTEVLELHKNMTRRAAKKRAIGMLEAVRIPEAAHRIGQYPHELSGGMRQRVMIAMALLCEPEVLFADEPTTALDVTVQAQVLQLLRDLQRDFGTSIVLITHDLGVVAGLCEKVMVMYGGRVMEQCDASTLFAKPSHPYTIGLLRALPRLDKSGGELTGIPGNPPNMAHPPAGCPFHERCAHAAEDCVQHVPALRPVDGVHWLRACHRSAEDMITRYQEASHV, from the coding sequence ATGCCGCTACTTCAAGTCAGCGATCTACAGGTCGAGTTCAAGACCAACGACGCCACCGTGCGCGCGGTCAACGGCGTGAACTTCACGCTGGAAGCGGGGGAAACGCTCGGTATCGTCGGCGAATCGGGTTCGGGCAAGAGCCAGAGCGTGCTCGCCATGCTTGGGCTGCTCGCATCGAACGGACGCGCAAGCGGGCAGGCGCTGTATCGCGGGGAAAATTTGCTCGGGCTGTCGGGCAAGGCGCTGAACCGCATTCGCGGCAACCGTCTCTCGATGATCTTTCAGGACCCGATGAGTTCGCTCAATCCGTACCTGAGCATCGAACGGCAGATGACCGAAGTGCTCGAACTGCACAAGAACATGACGCGCCGCGCGGCGAAAAAGCGCGCCATCGGCATGCTCGAAGCGGTACGCATCCCGGAAGCGGCGCATCGTATCGGACAATATCCGCATGAGTTGTCGGGCGGCATGCGTCAGCGCGTGATGATCGCCATGGCGCTGCTCTGCGAGCCCGAAGTGCTTTTCGCCGATGAACCGACCACCGCGCTCGACGTCACCGTGCAGGCGCAAGTGCTGCAATTGCTGCGCGATCTGCAGCGCGACTTCGGCACGTCGATCGTGTTGATCACGCACGACCTCGGCGTGGTGGCCGGTCTCTGCGAAAAGGTCATGGTGATGTACGGCGGCCGCGTGATGGAGCAATGCGATGCGAGCACGCTGTTCGCAAAGCCGTCGCATCCGTACACCATCGGGCTCTTGCGCGCGCTGCCGCGTCTCGACAAGAGCGGCGGCGAACTGACCGGCATTCCGGGCAATCCGCCGAACATGGCGCATCCGCCCGCGGGCTGCCCGTTTCACGAACGATGCGCGCATGCCGCCGAAGACTGCGTGCAGCACGTGCCCGCGTTGCGGCCGGTCGATGGCGTGCACTGGCTGCGCGCCTGCCATCGTTCCGCCGAAGACATGATCACCCGCTACCAGGAGGCGAGCCATGTCTGA